A portion of the Choristoneura fumiferana chromosome 6, NRCan_CFum_1, whole genome shotgun sequence genome contains these proteins:
- the LOC141428693 gene encoding glycoprotein 3-alpha-L-fucosyltransferase A-like has translation MPDGIYLDGRKLNPKALAKEMVDIINDKERYYSFFKWHNHYSYHAREESPDTDGLCKLCEMLHDEELMSKKTVYKDFRKWWNVPGDCQSQEDTPIS, from the coding sequence ATGCCAGATGGGATTTACCTCGACGGCCGTAAATTGAACCCCAAGGCGTTGGCGAAAGAGATGGTAGACATAATAAATGACAAGGAAAGGTACTACAGTTTCTTCAAATGGCACAACCACTATTCTTACCATGCTAGAGAAGAGTCACCAGATACTGATGGACTTTGTAAATTGTGCGAAATGCTGCATGATGAAGAGCTGATGAGCAAAAAGACGGTGTACAAGGATTTCAGAAAATGGTGGAATGTACCGGGCGACTGTCAATCTCAAGAGGACACTCCTATTTCTTGA